ACTATATAAATGGAAAACTTCAAGAGACTGActcattattaattataaaagtCCATCGTAACCAATGTCTCATTGTACCCGCTGCTGAAATATAATTTGCTCACCATTATGTGAATATAAGTCGGTTTAATGAATTCCAAAAGACGTAGATAGTGGGTGATAATCAAAATTGAATTACTGGGAGTCAGAAGCCCGTTGACTGATTTTGCTACATCTCGAAGAGCATCAACGTCTAAACCAGAATCAATTTCATCCAATATGGCCATGTCTGCACCAAGAACCTGCAAAGAAGAGGAACTTTCAGTTTACTTTTCCTTTTGGCAATTGACACAAACCTGAAGGCACTTAATAGCTTAACAGGTACCACATTCAATTAAATAGAGTAAAAGTGCGATAGAGAAAGTGCCACCCTTCTAAAATAATATTGCAAATTGCACAAAATCCAATCAGAAAGAATATAAACAGTCTGCACTATACGGTGCTATACCGCAAGTTGTAAAATCTCATTGCGCTTCCTTTCTCCACCACTGAAGCCTTCATTGACATTTCTATTCAAAAAATCTATCTTCATATTCACAATCTCAAGCTTAGGTGCCACATAACCATAGAACtgcaaagaaaaattaaaatgttgacGATGCACATAAAGGTTCGAGGAAAATCAgaaataaaactaaattatCAAATAACAACCTCAATTGGCCCAAGCTCCGGAAGCCCAAGTTTTCTCCTTCGAGCATTGTATGCCATGTTCAAGAAGTCGATATTGCTAACTCCAGGAATCTCAACAGGAGACTGAAAACTCATAAACAATCCAGCCACAGCTCTTTCCTCAGGTTCCATCTCCAACAAATCTTGACCTTTATATGTTACATTGCCTCCTGTAATTTCATAATCTGGATGACCAACAAGGACCTAAAAGAACAAATTATAAAACAGAATTCAATAAAGAAACAAACTGTAGCTTCATGTACGTGAAATGGACTGCTTTACAATTTCAAATGGTAGATATTAAATAAACCATTGCAAAGTGTTTATAACACAAATCATATGTGATACACACACCGATGAAAAGGGGTTGGATGAATGATAACTTGTGTAAGTTATACTGATACATTAAATATCTATATTGTAGGCTATAGTAGGAGTCTTTCTCCCGGTGTAGTATAAAATAAAACGATGAAGAAGCATTCAATCATAGACAGCAAAGATATGAATTTCCATGGctgttttttctaaaagaaAGAAAGACCAATGACCAAACAATGACAGCTGAAACTTTtctccatttaaaaaaaaaaatcaaataagtgGTCAAGgaaatcaaattatttatcGACTACGAGTTTAGTAAAAGCGAGCAAAATCTGTACAATAGAAATGAAGGCAGAATTGCAGATGTATTTATTTGCTCTAGTTGTACCGAATCCGTTATACCCACGTCAAACAAACATCCTCATCATCAAGTAAAAGCACATTCTcatttaatcaatatgtttAAAATGGAAGAATTAATTATAcattataaaaatttttaaaaaccagAGATCCTACTTATCTGACTGATACCCTGCATCACTAAAACATCAATGCAGAAAATATTTGGAACAACTCAGACTAGGCCGTAAAGCACAAGCTTGAaggatttatatttaataagaaCAACTCAAAACTTGTTCTTTACccaaaattcaaataatcagCTTGTATGAGCTCAATTCAGCCCAATAAAATAAAGCAATTAAAACTTGAGCTCGACTAGAAATATTACATTCACGACTCATTCTTTATATGCGCCTGAAATTACAATATTGAAATCACAAATAACCACGAAAAAGGCACTGACCTTTGCGAATGTACTCTTCCCAGATCCATTCTTTCCCATCACAGCATGAACCTTTCATATCCAACAACCAAAAATTAGGAGTCAAAGAAACTGAAAAACTATGTACTTACAACTAGAATTAGTTCAAAGAAACTGAAAAACTATGTGCTTACAACTAGAATTAGAGTANATATAGTTTTAGTTTCCCTCTCAACCATCATTATTAATTCGTCTCACTAAAAATATACATGCTTTATcggaaaaaagaaaatatcgACAAAAACAAAGGTTCTGCAAAAaatttgcaatgaaaaaaaatctaGTTTAAGCAATTTCTCAAACACCTACGCTGCAATATAAAAGTGGTCATGTGATTACAAAAATATTCAACTCGAATCCTTCCGACAGATGCAATACATCACCGTGGAACACAACTTATACAGTGCCTTTCCGCATAAAATTCACAAAGCCAATTTGAATGCAACAAAAATGTCAATTTCTTTCCGCACAATATCCATAACATAATATTGTGATCTTCAAAATTATACAGGAGAATTGTGAAAAGATTAATTACATTTCATTATCAAACTATCATCTTGCCCACTTAACATCTATACCCGTCCAACTTAGACCCCACTTAACTGTTTATCATAATTGCATCAAATTGGGTGGAAAAAATACATATGCAGCAAAATGGAATAAACCATATC
This window of the Primulina huaijiensis isolate GDHJ02 chromosome 3, ASM1229523v2, whole genome shotgun sequence genome carries:
- the LOC140973873 gene encoding ABC transporter I family member 6, chloroplastic-like; translated protein: MAALCTPTLTFRSSAAGTHCRRIIWTPRTLRLQAVVSVDIPPSSTSAGGGAPKLLLQVKDLSAVIAESKQPILKGVNLTVHEGEVHAVMGKNGSGKSTFAKVLVGHPDYEITGGNVTYKGQDLLEMEPEERAVAGLFMSFQSPVEIPGVSNIDFLNMAYNARRRKLGLPELGPIEFYGYVAPKLEIVNMKIDFLNRNVNEGFSGGERKRNEILQLAVLGADMAILDEIDSGLDVDALRDVAKSVNGLLTPSNSILIITHYLRLLEFIKPTYIHIMENGRIVKTGDVSLAKILEREGYKAISAA